GTTGGCGTTGATCTTGACCAGGAAGCTGCGGCCGATCGCCATCGGTTCGGCTTCCGGGTGGTTGATGTTGGAGGGGATGATCGCGCGGCCCCGGGCCACCTCTTCCCGAACGAACTCCGGTGCGAGGCCCTCGCGGATGGCGACAAACTCCATCTCCGGCGTGATCGTGCCCCGGCGGGCGTAGTGCATCTGGGTGACGGTTGCTCCCGGCTTTGCGCGAAGGACGCCCTCGCGGCGCTGGAAAGCGGGGTCGGTCACGGCGCCGGCCACCGGCTCCACATCGCCCCGGCCGGTGATCCAGTCGCGCCTGAGGGGGGCGAGCCCCTTCTCGACGTCGACCCTGATGGCCGGGTCGGTGTACGGGCCGCTGGTGTCGTACACCCGGTGCGGCGGGTTGTCCTCGACGCCCGCCGACCCGGGGGTGGGGGAGAGGACGATCTGTCGGAATGGGACCCGGATGTCGGGGCGGCTGCCCGTCACGTAGACCTTGCTGCTGGACGGGAAGCTGTCCTCCGGGCGCGCGGCGTCAGGCTTTTTGGTCAGGGCCTCGACTGGGATCAACTCGGATGTGCTCATGTGGGCCTCCCTCCGCCGGCATTACCCGGATCAGGTTCAAGGGTCGCCTTTCGGCCTCTCAGCCCCGTGCGGGGCTCCCCTGTGGTTGCGCTTGAAGTTTCGTGCGTACCTAGACGCTACCACCCCTGCTTGCGGCCCGAGCCCCCCGGAGGCATTCCGCCGAATTCCGGCGCACTTGGCCGATAGTGGGTACAACACTTCCGCCACAAGCCGATTGAACCCAGACGGAGAGCGGTATGGACGGAACCCAGGACCTCGGAATTCAGCGCCCGCTGGAGCGGCGCCGCGGCTCCGGCGCGCGCATCGTCCTCCTCATATGGGTTCTCGCTGCATTGGCGCTCGCCCTGCCGGGGGACGGGGTCACGCCCCAGATCGAACCCCAGGCCCCAACTGAGGCGGCCCCGGACCCAAACGCTTCGCCGGCGCCGGCGCTGCTCCCCACCAGCGACCTCATCTACCGGGTTCCCGCCAAGTACCGGCAGTACTGCATCCCGATGGACAACAAAGGCTTCGCCTACGAGACCCTGGAGTGCTCCGAAGGCCTCACGCGCGCCTTCTATACGCGGTATGTGACCGTGGCGGCCATGGATGCCCACTTCGACGAGCAGATCGGGCATCTGAACCTCCCGCTTAGGCCGGGCGGCTGCAAAGCCGGCGTCCCCAGCCAGGACACCTGGCACTACACACACTCCGCCGACCGGCCCGAAGGACGCATGGCGTGCTTCTTCCTGGCCGAGAATGTTCCGGTGACCGCGTTGACCCAGCCCGAGCAGCGGCTGCTCGCGGTGGTCGTCTCCAACCCGAGCCTAGGCATGCCCGGGCATCACGAAGCCTGGTCCACCCGGGTCCCCAACCCTCCGAGTGAGCGCCAGCCGTCCGAACCGAGCGTAGGAGAAGGCTAGACCCCCCGCTCCTTCAGCCACACGGGCAGGGCGAGCGCCACCAGCAGCCAGATCCCGACGACCAGCAACAGACCCTGCACCGCCCATGCCGCAAACAAAGCGATTGCGACGATCTCGGTCCCCAGGCTCGCAACCGAGGTCACGGTGGCCCGGGACGGGCCCTCGATTCGGTCCTGGACCCGGGCACCGACCACCACCAGCACCATCTGGTGCAGGCAGTAGAACGCCGCAACGCCCAGCAGCCCGGCCGGCAGCGCGATCAGGGCCATCGCCCCCAGCAGGGCCAGCGCTCCGAACATGACCGACGACAGCGCTCCCGCGCCCAGCCTGTCACCCCGCCCGCTCCAGGCAGAACCGGCCGCACCGGCCAGCGGAAGGCCGATTACGGCCAGTGGAATCACCGCCGTCGGAACACCCCAGTCCCTGGCCATCAGAGGGAAGTACTCCTCCAGGCCGTCGAGGCCCCCGATCAGCGCTGCTGCGACCACGGCAGCACGAACCACCGGGGACGTGGTCGCTTCCCGGATGCCCGCACGCAGCACCTCGAAGTAGCTCGGACCGCCGCCGTCCTCTCCCTTGATCCGGGCGGGCTCGGGCAGCCGGGTTGCAAGGAGTGAAGCAGCCAGGCAGATCCCGATGCTGACCCAGCCGACCAGCTCGTAACCCCCGACCGAGAGAAGTAGCGCTGCCGCCCCG
This genomic window from Actinomycetota bacterium contains:
- a CDS encoding MFS transporter; amino-acid sequence: MPLYAVYALLFADTGLSDAKISVLFMLWSTTAIVAEVPSGALADRFSRRAALIASSLFQAVGFGLWIVLPGFVSFAAGFILWGFGGALVTGAYEALLYEGLVERSAEQHYARINGWVNSLALLCQIPAAGAAALLLSVGGYELVGWVSIGICLAASLLATRLPEPARIKGEDGGGPSYFEVLRAGIREATTSPVVRAAVVAAALIGGLDGLEEYFPLMARDWGVPTAVIPLAVIGLPLAGAAGSAWSGRGDRLGAGALSSVMFGALALLGAMALIALPAGLLGVAAFYCLHQMVLVVVGARVQDRIEGPSRATVTSVASLGTEIVAIALFAAWAVQGLLLVVGIWLLVALALPVWLKERGV